In one window of Zingiber officinale cultivar Zhangliang chromosome 11A, Zo_v1.1, whole genome shotgun sequence DNA:
- the LOC122031895 gene encoding delta-aminolevulinic acid dehydratase, chloroplastic-like, giving the protein MASILSPAPGNVGVLRSIDDKVCVGLRPLAPRTCVDVRRGSKARPFSIVRVSNDQDVSVKSSGLSIEECEAAAVAGNFPDPPPLYKPQGPAGTPVVNPLSLTRRPRRNRKSPQLRAAFQETTLSPSNFVYPLFIHEGEEDVPIGAMPGCFRLGWRHGLIEEVYKARDVGVYSFVLFPKIPDALKSQAGDEAFNDNGLIPRTIRLLKDKYPEIVIYTDVALDPYSSDGHDGIVREDGVIMNDETVYQLCKQAVSQARAGADVVSPSDMMDGRVGAIREALDAEGFHDVSIMSYTAKYASSFYGPFREALDSNPRFGDKKTYQMNPANYREALVEVGADEAEGADILLVKPGLPYLDVIRLLRDNSALPIAAYQVSGEYSMIKAGAVLKMIDEEKVMLESLLCLKRAGADIILTYFARQAATVLAGMKGK; this is encoded by the exons ATGGCTTCGATTCTTTCCCCGGCTCCTGGAAATGTGGGGGTACTGAGGAGCATCGACGATAAGGTCTGTGTCGGACTGAGGCCGCTGGCGCCCAGGACCTGCGTCGATGTTAGGAGGGGAAGCAAGGCGAGGCCTTTTTCAATCGTCCGGGTAAGCAACGACCAAGATGTTTCGGTGAAAAGCTCGGGCTTGAGCATCGAGGAATGTGAGGCTGCAGCTGTCGCCGGGAACTTCCCTGATCCTCCGCCGCTTTATAAACCACAGGGCCCTGCCGGAACACCAGTTGTTAACCCACTT TCGCTTACTAGGCGGCCACGCCGGAACAGGAAATCGCCTCAACTAAGAGCTGCTTTCCAGGAGACAACTCTGTCGCCCTCTAATTTCGTCTATCCACTTTTCATTCACGAAG GTGAAGAGGATGTACCAATTGGGGCTATGCCTGGATGCTTTAGATTGGGATGGAGACATGGCCTTATTGAAGAG GTTTACAAGGCACGTGATGTTGGTGTTTACAGCTTTGTGCTCTTTCCAAAAATTCCTGATGCCTTGAag TCTCAAGCAGGAGATGAAGCATTTAATGACAATGGTCTAATACCTAGAACCATACGTCTTCTCAAGGACAAATACCCAGAGATA GTCATTTACACCGACGTTGCACTGGATCCTTATTCCTCAGATGGGCATGATGGAATTGTGAGGGAAGATG GTGTTATTATGAACGATGAAACAGTGTATCAGTTATGCAAACAAGCAGTTTCACAG GCCCGTGCAGGTGCTGATGTAGTTAGCCCCAGTGACATGATGGATGGTCGTGTTGGTGCCATTAGAGAAGCACTTGATGCTGAAGGATTTCATGATGTGTCCATAATGTCATACACCGCCAA GTATGCCAGCTCCTTTTATGGTCCCTTTAGAGAAGCTCTAGACTCAAACCCACGCTTTGGAGATAAAAAAAC TTACCAGATGAACCCTGCAAACTATAGAGAGGCCCTGGTAGAAGTCGGGGCTGATGAGGCTGAAGGAGCAGATATCCTGTTG GTAAAGCCTGGCTTGCCTTATTTGGATGTCATACGTCTTCTTCGTGATAATTCTGCTTTACCAATAGCTGCTTATCAG GTCTCTGGTGAGTATTCAATGATAAAGGCTGGTGCTGTTCTAAAAATGATTGATGAAGAAAAGGTCATGCTGGAGTCGCTGCTGTGCCTCAAAAGAGCTGGTGCAGACATCATTCTCACCTATTTCGCTCGTCAAGCTGCAACTGTTTTGGCTGGCATGAAGGGAAAATAG